A single window of Watersipora subatra chromosome 9, tzWatSuba1.1, whole genome shotgun sequence DNA harbors:
- the LOC137405461 gene encoding protein quaking-B-like isoform X2: protein MGTETTTNEDKSGADYLSQLLKDKKQLQAFPNVFIHLDRLLDDEINKVRVTLFNLEKKPLALPDEDGGPKVSLTEKLYVPVKEHPDFNFVGRILGPRGITAKQLEKDTGCKIMVRGKGSMRDKKKEEQMKGKPNWEHLSEELHVLVVVEDSQHRAEVKMQRAVDEIKRLLIPAPEGEDDLKRRQLMELAIINGTYRDTKSGSNTQTNGASPPTSLSPLGGAPSHPAAIAAAVASQMQHRLMGQPLIPTNPAYQQQINMAMQQQQLRAQVGQLGGQILLSPRLPTPVSQHQTAALLGMPPPPMVSSTDAVAGAGAVLYNTGSTTSLPGFMTAGQATPDLSAFGTVLQNQQAAAMYDYSNMDPSAAGSVPKMRRPAVATHPYQRV from the exons ATGGGTACTGAAACCACTACTAACGAAGATAAATCTGGAGCTGATTACCTATCTCAACTTTTGAAGGACAAAAAACAGCTTCAAGCTTTTCCAAATGTCTTCATTCATCTAGACAGGCTATTAGATGATG AAATCAACAAAGTGCGTGTAACGCTGTTTAACCTGGAAAAGAAACCTTTAGCATTGCCAGATGAGGATGGAGGACCAAAGGTTTCCCTTACCGAGAAGCTCTACGTTCCAGTCAAAGAACACCCAGAC TTCAACTTTGTGGGCCGCATTCTTGGGCCCCGCGGAATCACAGCCAAGCAGTTGGAAAAAGACACAGGCTGTAAGATTATGGTCAGGGGCAAGGGCTCGATGAGAGACAAGAAGAAG GAAGAGCAAATGAAAGGGAAACCTAACTGGGAGCACCTGAGTGAAGAACTGCATGTGCTTGTGGTAGTTGAAGACTCCCAACATCGGGCCGAAGTGAAGATGCAAAGAGCTGTAGATGAGATTAAACGCCTGCTAATTCCTGCG CCAGAGGGTGAAGATGATTTAAAAAGACGCCAGTTAATGGAGTTGGCGATTATAAACGGCACATACCGTGACACAAAGTCGGGCTCAAATACTCAGACTAACGGTGCTTCCCCACCGACATCTTTGTCACCTCTTGGGGGTGCGCCTAGTCACCCGGCAGCAATAGCTGCCGCTGTAGCCAGCC AAATGCAACATCGCCTGATGGGCCAGCCTCTCATTCCAACAAACCCCGCCTACCAACAACAGATCAACATGGCCATGCAACAACAACAGTTGAGGGCTCAGGTTGGCCAACTGGGAGGACAAATCCTATTATCACCAAGACTTCCAACACCCGTTTCTCAGCACCAAACAGCCGCCCTTCTTGGCATGCCTCCACCGCCTATGGTCTCATCTACAGATGCTGTTGCTGGGGCTGGCGCTGTACTCTATAACACCGGTAGCACTACCTCTTTGCCAGGCTTTATGACTGCTGGACAAGCAACCCCCGATTTGAGTGCATTTGGAACTGTGCTGCAGAATCAGCAGGCAGCAGCCATGTATGATTATTCTAACATGGACCCTTCGGCAGCTG GTTCTGTGCCTAAAATGAGGCGGCCCGCTGTGGCCACTCATCCTTATCAGAGGGTCTAA
- the LOC137405461 gene encoding protein quaking-B-like isoform X3, translating into MGTETTTNEDKSGADYLSQLLKDKKQLQAFPNVFIHLDRLLDDEINKVRVTLFNLEKKPLALPDEDGGPKVSLTEKLYVPVKEHPDFNFVGRILGPRGITAKQLEKDTGCKIMVRGKGSMRDKKKEEQMKGKPNWEHLSEELHVLVVVEDSQHRAEVKMQRAVDEIKRLLIPAPEGEDDLKKIQLMELAIMNGTYRDQTKLLQAAAAQSAQMQHRLMGQPLIPTNPAYQQQINMAMQQQQLRAQVGQLGGQILLSPRLPTPVSQHQTAALLGMPPPPMVSSTDAVAGAGAVLYNTGSTTSLPGFMTAGQATPDLSAFGTVLQNQQAAAMYDYSNMDPSAAGGLAFSPQAESFPVNPGLWNYHYFVESR; encoded by the exons ATGGGTACTGAAACCACTACTAACGAAGATAAATCTGGAGCTGATTACCTATCTCAACTTTTGAAGGACAAAAAACAGCTTCAAGCTTTTCCAAATGTCTTCATTCATCTAGACAGGCTATTAGATGATG AAATCAACAAAGTGCGTGTAACGCTGTTTAACCTGGAAAAGAAACCTTTAGCATTGCCAGATGAGGATGGAGGACCAAAGGTTTCCCTTACCGAGAAGCTCTACGTTCCAGTCAAAGAACACCCAGAC TTCAACTTTGTGGGCCGCATTCTTGGGCCCCGCGGAATCACAGCCAAGCAGTTGGAAAAAGACACAGGCTGTAAGATTATGGTCAGGGGCAAGGGCTCGATGAGAGACAAGAAGAAG GAAGAGCAAATGAAAGGGAAACCTAACTGGGAGCACCTGAGTGAAGAACTGCATGTGCTTGTGGTAGTTGAAGACTCCCAACATCGGGCCGAAGTGAAGATGCAAAGAGCTGTAGATGAGATTAAACGCCTGCTAATTCCTGCG CCAGAGGGGGAAGACGACTTGAAGAAAATTCAACTGATGGAATTGGCCATAATGAATGGCACATACCGAGATCAGACAAAATTGTTACAGGCCGCAGCTGCCCAGTCAGCTC AAATGCAACATCGCCTGATGGGCCAGCCTCTCATTCCAACAAACCCCGCCTACCAACAACAGATCAACATGGCCATGCAACAACAACAGTTGAGGGCTCAGGTTGGCCAACTGGGAGGACAAATCCTATTATCACCAAGACTTCCAACACCCGTTTCTCAGCACCAAACAGCCGCCCTTCTTGGCATGCCTCCACCGCCTATGGTCTCATCTACAGATGCTGTTGCTGGGGCTGGCGCTGTACTCTATAACACCGGTAGCACTACCTCTTTGCCAGGCTTTATGACTGCTGGACAAGCAACCCCCGATTTGAGTGCATTTGGAACTGTGCTGCAGAATCAGCAGGCAGCAGCCATGTATGATTATTCTAACATGGACCCTTCGGCAGCTG GAGGGCTGGCTTTCTCTCCCCAAGCAGAGAGTTTCCCGGTTAACCCTGGCTTATGGAACTATCATTACTTTGTTGAAAGCCGTTAG
- the LOC137405461 gene encoding protein quaking-B-like isoform X1 has product MGTETTTNEDKSGADYLSQLLKDKKQLQAFPNVFIHLDRLLDDEINKVRVTLFNLEKKPLALPDEDGGPKVSLTEKLYVPVKEHPDFNFVGRILGPRGITAKQLEKDTGCKIMVRGKGSMRDKKKEEQMKGKPNWEHLSEELHVLVVVEDSQHRAEVKMQRAVDEIKRLLIPAPEGEDDLKRRQLMELAIINGTYRDTKSGSNTQTNGASPPTSLSPLGGAPSHPAAIAAAVASQMQHRLMGQPLIPTNPAYQQQINMAMQQQQLRAQVGQLGGQILLSPRLPTPVSQHQTAALLGMPPPPMVSSTDAVAGAGAVLYNTGSTTSLPGFMTAGQATPDLSAFGTVLQNQQAAAMYDYSNMDPSAAGGLAFSPQAESFPVNPGLWNYHYFVESR; this is encoded by the exons ATGGGTACTGAAACCACTACTAACGAAGATAAATCTGGAGCTGATTACCTATCTCAACTTTTGAAGGACAAAAAACAGCTTCAAGCTTTTCCAAATGTCTTCATTCATCTAGACAGGCTATTAGATGATG AAATCAACAAAGTGCGTGTAACGCTGTTTAACCTGGAAAAGAAACCTTTAGCATTGCCAGATGAGGATGGAGGACCAAAGGTTTCCCTTACCGAGAAGCTCTACGTTCCAGTCAAAGAACACCCAGAC TTCAACTTTGTGGGCCGCATTCTTGGGCCCCGCGGAATCACAGCCAAGCAGTTGGAAAAAGACACAGGCTGTAAGATTATGGTCAGGGGCAAGGGCTCGATGAGAGACAAGAAGAAG GAAGAGCAAATGAAAGGGAAACCTAACTGGGAGCACCTGAGTGAAGAACTGCATGTGCTTGTGGTAGTTGAAGACTCCCAACATCGGGCCGAAGTGAAGATGCAAAGAGCTGTAGATGAGATTAAACGCCTGCTAATTCCTGCG CCAGAGGGTGAAGATGATTTAAAAAGACGCCAGTTAATGGAGTTGGCGATTATAAACGGCACATACCGTGACACAAAGTCGGGCTCAAATACTCAGACTAACGGTGCTTCCCCACCGACATCTTTGTCACCTCTTGGGGGTGCGCCTAGTCACCCGGCAGCAATAGCTGCCGCTGTAGCCAGCC AAATGCAACATCGCCTGATGGGCCAGCCTCTCATTCCAACAAACCCCGCCTACCAACAACAGATCAACATGGCCATGCAACAACAACAGTTGAGGGCTCAGGTTGGCCAACTGGGAGGACAAATCCTATTATCACCAAGACTTCCAACACCCGTTTCTCAGCACCAAACAGCCGCCCTTCTTGGCATGCCTCCACCGCCTATGGTCTCATCTACAGATGCTGTTGCTGGGGCTGGCGCTGTACTCTATAACACCGGTAGCACTACCTCTTTGCCAGGCTTTATGACTGCTGGACAAGCAACCCCCGATTTGAGTGCATTTGGAACTGTGCTGCAGAATCAGCAGGCAGCAGCCATGTATGATTATTCTAACATGGACCCTTCGGCAGCTG GAGGGCTGGCTTTCTCTCCCCAAGCAGAGAGTTTCCCGGTTAACCCTGGCTTATGGAACTATCATTACTTTGTTGAAAGCCGTTAG